GCGTCGGTGGCGCCGCCGGCGACGGCGCGGATGACGAACAGGTGCGAGCCGGCCTCCTTCTCGAGGCCGCCGGCCTCGGACAGCACCTGGAGGAGCGTGCGCGGGCCGAGCATCTGATAGACGCCGGGCTTGCCGACAGCGCCGATGACCGACACCTTCTTGCTGCCGAACTCGCGCACGAACACGGACACCTGGGGGTCCTGCAGGTACTTCTGGCTCAGCGCCTCCTTCAGGTGGTCCTCGAGCTGCATCGCGGTGAGCCCCTTGACCTCCATCTCTCCCAGGAGCGGCAGGGAGATCGTCCCCTTCTCGGAGACGCG
The Candidatus Dormiibacterota bacterium DNA segment above includes these coding regions:
- a CDS encoding polysaccharide biosynthesis/export family protein → MTRTPAALFAALLLQGTLVHTIAEPTPPPAAILPPLETGVDAAIPLATIAGPEHPVGAEDLLEISVFEIPELNRIVRVSEKGTISLPLLGEMEVKGLTAMQLEDHLKEALSQKYLQDPQVSVFVREFGSKKVSVIGAVGKPGVYQMLGPRTLLQVLSEAGGLEKEAGSHLFVIRAVAGGATDA